Proteins encoded within one genomic window of Saccharopolyspora pogona:
- a CDS encoding transglycosylase domain-containing protein, whose product MFGLCVLAGVLVAALLLPMATGAGAMVNQTSDAMSRMSGSLARRDMPQVTTVTDKDGAPIAYFFKDYRIETPPDQISDTMKAAITAVEDKRFWDHGGVDWHGTMRALATNVSSGSAAQGASTITQQYVKNYLVHVAANNTVEAEKAKESTVARKLREAKIAVELEHTMTKEEILTGYLNVVPFGNQTFGVGAAAQTYFGTTSDKLTIAQAALLAAIVNQPGSLNPNSNPQDAMQRRNLVIDLMADPNNNIRITKEDAEIAKKEPLGVMSPLGRPPNGCVGVGDGATDGFFCTYLIDYLDRLGIDSDKLKSGGYTIRTTLDRKATDAAKAAAEAQVPTQTEGIANAMAMVEPGKDKHKVRALVANRDYGNDASKGQTAYDIVSRVQPFGAGSIYKVFTAASAIEQGMSIYDTLDVPPSYTSRVYKNGTAPYTVSNADGVQPGPRTLQMALATSPNTAFVALQERAGLNNVVDMAARLGLRNGMTGVNTGGQGLKPDGSNGPSQADAIKKGNRGAFTLGYTPTSVLELSNVAATIMSDGVYCPPTPIEEIKDRHGNPVQLNEPGCEQAVSPQVAAALAQGMSKDDTDGTSRAAAQSVGWNRPMIGKTGTTQLHQSAGFLAATPQMAGAVLTYADGNSPQGICDGGGDAPPYLCGKNGGNIYGGKVPARTWFAAMTKVHEGLPAAPLPGTP is encoded by the coding sequence ATGTTCGGGTTGTGCGTCCTGGCCGGCGTGCTGGTAGCGGCGTTGCTGCTGCCGATGGCGACCGGTGCCGGGGCGATGGTCAACCAGACGAGCGACGCCATGTCCAGAATGTCAGGTTCCCTGGCGAGGCGGGACATGCCGCAGGTAACCACCGTCACGGACAAGGACGGCGCGCCGATCGCGTACTTCTTCAAGGACTACCGCATCGAAACGCCGCCGGACCAGATCTCGGACACCATGAAGGCCGCGATCACCGCGGTCGAGGACAAGCGCTTCTGGGACCACGGCGGCGTCGACTGGCACGGCACCATGCGTGCGCTGGCGACCAACGTCAGCAGCGGTTCGGCCGCGCAGGGTGCATCCACGATCACCCAGCAGTACGTGAAGAACTACCTCGTGCACGTCGCGGCGAACAACACGGTGGAGGCCGAGAAGGCCAAGGAATCGACGGTCGCCCGAAAGCTCCGCGAGGCGAAGATCGCCGTCGAACTCGAACACACCATGACCAAGGAGGAAATCCTCACCGGATACCTCAACGTGGTGCCTTTCGGCAACCAGACGTTCGGCGTCGGTGCGGCGGCCCAGACCTACTTCGGCACCACCTCCGACAAGCTGACCATCGCCCAGGCCGCGCTGCTCGCCGCGATCGTCAACCAGCCGGGCTCGCTGAACCCCAACAGCAACCCGCAAGACGCGATGCAGCGGCGCAACCTCGTGATCGACCTGATGGCGGACCCAAACAACAACATCCGCATCACCAAGGAAGACGCTGAAATCGCCAAGAAGGAGCCGCTCGGCGTGATGTCGCCTCTCGGGCGGCCGCCGAACGGCTGCGTCGGCGTCGGCGACGGTGCCACCGACGGTTTCTTCTGCACCTACCTCATCGACTACCTCGACCGGCTCGGCATCGACAGCGACAAGCTGAAGAGCGGCGGCTACACAATTCGCACCACTCTCGACCGCAAGGCCACCGACGCGGCCAAGGCCGCTGCCGAAGCGCAGGTGCCTACCCAGACCGAGGGCATCGCGAACGCGATGGCGATGGTCGAACCAGGCAAGGACAAGCACAAGGTCCGGGCGCTGGTCGCCAACCGCGACTACGGCAACGACGCGAGCAAGGGCCAGACGGCCTACGACATCGTCAGCAGGGTGCAGCCCTTCGGTGCCGGCTCGATCTACAAGGTGTTCACGGCGGCCTCCGCGATCGAACAAGGCATGAGCATCTACGACACGCTCGACGTGCCGCCGTCCTACACGTCCCGCGTGTACAAGAACGGGACCGCGCCGTACACCGTCTCGAACGCCGACGGGGTGCAGCCGGGGCCGAGGACGCTGCAGATGGCATTGGCCACGTCCCCGAACACGGCGTTCGTGGCGTTGCAGGAGAGGGCCGGACTCAACAACGTCGTTGACATGGCCGCGCGCCTCGGGCTGCGGAACGGGATGACCGGCGTCAACACCGGCGGCCAGGGCCTGAAGCCCGACGGCTCGAACGGCCCGTCCCAGGCCGACGCGATCAAGAAGGGCAACCGCGGCGCATTCACCCTCGGCTACACCCCGACGAGCGTGCTGGAACTGTCCAACGTCGCAGCAACGATCATGAGCGACGGCGTCTACTGCCCGCCGACGCCGATCGAAGAGATCAAGGACCGGCACGGCAACCCCGTGCAGCTCAATGAACCCGGCTGCGAGCAGGCCGTGTCCCCGCAGGTCGCGGCGGCGCTGGCCCAGGGCATGAGCAAGGACGACACCGACGGCACGTCGCGCGCGGCAGCGCAGAGCGTCGGCTGGAACCGCCCCATGATCGGCAAGACCGGGACGACCCAACTCCACCAGTCCGCGGGGTTCTTGGCGGCAACCCCGCAGATGGCGGGTGCGGTCCTGACCTACGCCGACGGGAACAGCCCCCAAGGGATCTGCGACGGCGGTGGCGACGCGCCCCCGTACCTGTGCGGCAAGAACGGCGGCAACATCTACGGCGGCAAGGTGCCGGCCCGAACCTGGTTCGCTGCGATGACGAAGGTCCACGAAGGCCTACCGGCAGCACCGCTGCCGGGCACCCCGTAA
- a CDS encoding CPBP family intramembrane glutamic endopeptidase, which yields MSTEHDRVDVRGVVSFVAIAYVPAWLLTLPLWLTGEGLSWNWASLFLAVMMFMPAVAALVVNKWISPRPKLLRSLGITNPGGIKKWWPYALIAWVGPPLVMALALLVGYLLGAYQADWTSFSGLAERAGPTVVGSAPQTPPGMLALIQIAMVFGLGWLQIIPALGEELGWRGYLTQALLPLGQPGAFLTTGVLWGLWHVPVLILGYNYPTLPIVVAVIMMVCFCTLVGALLGWLRLVSCSVWPSTIAHGFLNAAAGLGTVFSMAGHPVDNASVGLLGWTGWIVLVLLILVLVMLGKLPVRFPVETAGITRGVNRRSRR from the coding sequence GTGAGCACCGAGCATGACCGGGTCGATGTCCGGGGCGTTGTCAGTTTCGTCGCAATTGCATATGTGCCGGCTTGGCTGTTGACCTTGCCGTTGTGGCTGACCGGCGAAGGACTGTCGTGGAATTGGGCATCGCTCTTTCTCGCGGTCATGATGTTCATGCCCGCAGTCGCGGCGTTAGTGGTCAACAAGTGGATCAGCCCACGACCGAAATTGCTGCGCAGCCTGGGAATCACAAACCCCGGCGGCATCAAGAAGTGGTGGCCTTATGCCCTGATTGCCTGGGTGGGGCCTCCGTTGGTCATGGCCCTCGCGCTGCTGGTGGGCTATCTGCTGGGGGCCTACCAAGCCGACTGGACAAGTTTCTCCGGGCTCGCAGAACGGGCCGGGCCCACAGTGGTGGGTTCGGCACCGCAAACGCCGCCCGGGATGCTCGCGCTCATCCAGATCGCAATGGTCTTCGGACTGGGCTGGTTGCAGATCATTCCCGCGCTCGGTGAAGAACTGGGGTGGCGTGGCTACCTCACTCAGGCGCTGCTGCCCCTCGGTCAGCCCGGCGCGTTCCTCACGACCGGGGTGCTCTGGGGTCTCTGGCACGTGCCGGTGCTGATCCTCGGCTACAACTACCCGACGCTCCCGATCGTGGTGGCGGTCATCATGATGGTGTGCTTCTGCACCCTGGTGGGAGCGTTGCTCGGCTGGCTCAGGCTCGTTTCGTGCAGTGTCTGGCCGTCGACGATCGCCCACGGATTCCTCAATGCGGCGGCTGGTTTGGGCACGGTCTTCAGCATGGCCGGACATCCCGTCGACAACGCATCAGTGGGCCTTCTCGGGTGGACCGGATGGATCGTGCTCGTCCTGCTCATCCTGGTCCTCGTAATGCTAGGGAAACTGCCGGTGCGGTTTCCTGTAGAGACGGCCGGAATCACCCGAGGAGTCAACCGGCGCAGTCGACGCTGA
- a CDS encoding serine hydrolase domain-containing protein: MTSLLPSTQRALLRRLAVEQSENRVPSLIAGLIRDGETIWVDTRGQVGGRPSTTDTQYRVGSITKTFVAVLVMRLRDESRLDLTDKLDEYVPGTSIGKQSIGEILSHSSGLTAEPAGQWWERTPGGSADELLSTIDEHARRPTPRHGFHYSNVGFGVLGELVSRLRGAPWGEVLQREILEPLGMKRTTLSPVAPHAEGFAVHPWADVVLPEPAEDAGAMAPAGQLWSTFEDMASWARFVSGDTGEVLHPATVAEMRLPGSVDDGPEWRGGYGLGLQLMRHRGRRLAGQTGSMPGFLATVWTDPAESTGVIFMANTTAGVTGALATDLLDLLAEHEPRIPAAWEPRGDVDLQLLELTGQWYWGPTPYALRVLRDGLLDLSPWQGRGRASRFQSNPDGTWTGLDGYYAGEILRVGRDESGVPTHLDLNTFIFTRTPYDSDAPVPGGVAGWRPAQ, encoded by the coding sequence ATGACGAGTCTGCTGCCCTCCACTCAGCGCGCACTGTTGCGGCGTCTGGCCGTGGAGCAGAGTGAAAACCGTGTTCCCTCGTTGATCGCGGGGCTGATCCGCGATGGTGAGACGATCTGGGTGGACACCCGCGGACAGGTCGGCGGTCGGCCCTCTACAACGGACACCCAGTACCGAGTTGGTTCGATCACGAAAACCTTCGTCGCGGTGCTGGTAATGCGGCTGCGCGACGAGAGTCGCCTCGACCTCACCGACAAGCTCGACGAGTACGTGCCGGGCACCTCGATCGGAAAGCAAAGCATCGGCGAGATCCTGTCGCATTCGAGTGGGCTGACTGCGGAACCTGCTGGGCAGTGGTGGGAGCGAACCCCGGGCGGCAGCGCCGACGAACTGCTGTCCACCATCGACGAACACGCACGGCGCCCGACACCTCGACACGGCTTCCACTACTCCAACGTCGGTTTCGGGGTGCTGGGCGAGCTCGTATCCCGGTTGCGCGGAGCTCCGTGGGGCGAGGTCCTGCAACGCGAGATCCTCGAACCGCTTGGCATGAAACGGACCACGCTGAGCCCCGTCGCGCCGCACGCGGAGGGGTTCGCCGTGCACCCGTGGGCGGACGTGGTCCTTCCTGAGCCGGCCGAGGATGCGGGGGCGATGGCCCCTGCCGGCCAGCTGTGGTCGACCTTCGAAGACATGGCCAGCTGGGCGCGTTTCGTGAGCGGCGACACCGGCGAGGTGCTGCACCCAGCCACAGTTGCCGAGATGCGGTTGCCCGGGTCGGTCGACGATGGCCCCGAATGGCGGGGCGGCTACGGGCTCGGATTGCAGCTGATGCGGCACCGCGGACGTCGACTGGCCGGGCAAACCGGCTCGATGCCCGGCTTCCTGGCGACTGTTTGGACAGATCCCGCCGAATCCACCGGTGTGATCTTCATGGCCAACACCACAGCAGGTGTCACAGGGGCGTTGGCGACCGATCTGCTGGATTTGCTAGCAGAACACGAGCCACGGATCCCGGCCGCGTGGGAGCCCCGCGGCGACGTGGACCTGCAACTCCTGGAACTCACCGGCCAGTGGTATTGGGGCCCGACACCATATGCGCTGCGGGTTCTTCGCGATGGGCTGCTCGACCTCTCGCCGTGGCAGGGACGCGGGCGAGCCTCACGATTCCAGTCCAACCCGGATGGCACCTGGACCGGACTGGACGGCTACTACGCAGGAGAGATCCTGCGCGTGGGCCGGGACGAAAGCGGTGTTCCCACACACCTGGACCTGAACACGTTCATCTTCACACGCACTCCGTACGACTCTGACGCCCCGGTCCCCGGCGGCGTAGCCGGCTGGCGCCCAGCGCAGTAA
- the arfB gene encoding alternative ribosome rescue aminoacyl-tRNA hydrolase ArfB: MPADLPVTSRWTIPGAELSERFSRSSGPGGQGVNTTDSRVELSFDLARSASVPELLRQRSMEGLAHRLVNGVITIAASEYRAQLANREAARERLAELLAESVAPPAPKRRRTKPTKGSQQRRLAGKKRRGEVKRQRRRGDPGDA; the protein is encoded by the coding sequence ATGCCCGCAGACCTGCCCGTCACCAGCCGCTGGACCATTCCTGGGGCCGAGCTATCCGAACGCTTCTCGCGATCCTCCGGTCCTGGTGGGCAGGGTGTTAACACGACGGACTCGCGTGTCGAACTTTCGTTCGATCTAGCTCGATCAGCGTCGGTCCCAGAACTCCTACGGCAACGTTCGATGGAGGGCCTCGCTCACCGCCTCGTCAATGGCGTGATCACGATTGCGGCCTCGGAGTATCGCGCGCAGCTCGCAAACCGCGAAGCGGCGCGGGAACGGCTGGCAGAACTGCTAGCCGAGTCCGTCGCTCCACCCGCCCCCAAACGGCGCCGCACCAAGCCGACCAAGGGATCGCAGCAGCGCCGTCTCGCTGGTAAAAAGCGGCGCGGCGAGGTGAAGCGGCAGCGTCGTCGAGGTGATCCCGGCGACGCCTGA
- a CDS encoding patatin-like phospholipase family protein has protein sequence MRTAWVLPGGSTFGAIQAGLVTALFEAGVEPDLLVGTSAGSLNAAWFAGDPTPRGAAKLRELWMSMRRTDVFPIQPTRIFAGKLGLSNHVMGNHGLARWLHNNLPFRRLEDAQIPVTVTATDLDTGEPVYFESGPALPPLVASCSIPGMFPPVKVRDRWLVDGGPAAFMPISRAVERGAERVFVLPCGGAEPFEFNRRRRGIGSIATWPPPKTPPRSVGGVNGAALGAAMVSAARLDMQLNAARCELYVVPAPSVVGLSPYSFAHAGALIDASWEIAKRWYPTAKPVPSGPVDIGGNPSTSGRFGVSESAPNAE, from the coding sequence ATGCGTACGGCTTGGGTCTTGCCGGGTGGCTCCACCTTCGGGGCGATCCAGGCCGGCCTCGTTACGGCATTGTTCGAGGCCGGTGTCGAACCCGACTTGCTCGTCGGGACCTCCGCTGGCTCGCTGAACGCAGCATGGTTTGCCGGCGACCCGACGCCTCGTGGGGCGGCAAAACTCCGCGAGCTCTGGATGTCGATGCGGCGCACGGATGTCTTCCCGATCCAACCCACGCGGATATTCGCGGGGAAACTCGGCTTGTCGAACCACGTGATGGGCAACCACGGGTTGGCGCGCTGGCTGCACAACAACCTGCCGTTTCGCCGGTTGGAGGACGCGCAGATCCCGGTGACCGTGACCGCAACCGATCTGGACACCGGTGAGCCGGTGTATTTCGAAAGCGGTCCGGCGCTTCCTCCGCTGGTCGCGTCGTGCTCGATTCCTGGGATGTTCCCGCCGGTGAAGGTTAGGGACCGTTGGCTGGTGGACGGTGGCCCGGCGGCGTTCATGCCCATCAGCCGCGCTGTTGAGCGCGGGGCGGAGCGTGTTTTCGTGCTGCCGTGCGGCGGCGCTGAACCGTTCGAATTCAACCGGCGCAGGCGCGGGATCGGTTCGATCGCGACCTGGCCACCGCCGAAGACGCCGCCGAGGTCGGTCGGCGGAGTGAACGGCGCAGCGCTCGGGGCAGCGATGGTGTCTGCCGCGCGGCTTGATATGCAGTTGAACGCGGCGCGCTGCGAGCTCTACGTGGTGCCCGCCCCATCGGTGGTGGGCCTCTCGCCGTATTCGTTCGCGCACGCGGGTGCCCTGATCGACGCTTCTTGGGAGATCGCCAAACGGTGGTATCCCACAGCCAAGCCAGTGCCATCCGGACCCGTCGACATCGGTGGCAACCCGAGCACCAGCGGTCGGTTCGGGGTTTCCGAATCAGCTCCCAACGCCGAATGA
- a CDS encoding SLC5/6 family protein yields the protein MSILKDSLVIITLLVVFIYVPVDYFGGLGPMLDRLVTERPEWLVLPGQGKESLGMLWFATTGLLNGVVYTIFPTTVAGYLGAKNPGVLRRNAIIMLFYQVLLFVPILLALAALFVVPGLEDSNLAMFKLVVDSMPAWLVGLVGVAGALSSIVPMAVFMLVIGTMWGRSVLGVHPRTAPHQKQLSQLVTFLVGLVALVFTFISPSTLVQLSVLSYQGLAQLLPVVLISLLWKRMSTAGAASGLAAGVIVVAVLVVTGNDPWLGINVGLLGLAVNILVNLAVTLARPATAPPERLAMDELSEAVPPRA from the coding sequence GTGTCCATCCTCAAGGACAGCCTGGTGATCATCACGTTGCTGGTCGTTTTCATCTACGTTCCGGTGGACTATTTCGGCGGCCTCGGCCCGATGCTGGATCGGCTCGTTACGGAACGCCCCGAATGGCTCGTACTGCCAGGTCAAGGCAAGGAGTCCCTGGGCATGCTGTGGTTCGCCACAACGGGTCTTCTCAACGGTGTCGTCTACACGATCTTTCCGACCACTGTGGCCGGTTACCTGGGGGCGAAGAATCCGGGTGTGCTTCGCCGCAACGCGATCATCATGCTTTTCTACCAGGTGTTGTTGTTCGTTCCGATCCTCTTGGCCTTGGCCGCGTTGTTCGTGGTTCCTGGGCTTGAGGATTCCAACCTGGCGATGTTCAAGCTCGTCGTCGACTCGATGCCGGCTTGGCTGGTCGGCCTCGTCGGGGTCGCCGGGGCGTTGTCATCGATCGTTCCGATGGCGGTCTTCATGCTCGTGATCGGCACGATGTGGGGGCGGTCCGTCCTCGGCGTGCATCCCCGAACGGCACCACATCAGAAGCAGTTGTCCCAACTGGTCACCTTCCTCGTCGGGCTGGTGGCGTTGGTGTTCACCTTCATCTCGCCGAGCACCCTGGTGCAGTTGTCAGTCCTCTCCTACCAAGGCCTGGCACAACTCCTTCCGGTAGTGCTGATCAGCTTGCTCTGGAAACGCATGTCGACCGCGGGCGCTGCCTCCGGGCTCGCAGCCGGAGTGATCGTTGTCGCCGTGCTCGTCGTCACCGGCAACGACCCCTGGCTTGGGATCAACGTCGGATTGCTCGGGCTCGCGGTCAACATCTTGGTCAACCTTGCGGTGACTCTCGCGCGCCCCGCTACCGCACCACCGGAACGACTCGCCATGGATGAACTATCCGAAGCAGTACCACCGCGGGCGTGA
- a CDS encoding SLC5/6 family protein, whose protein sequence is MSTSAAVSVGIFAVFMLAAVALGLLSLRGRDRANLAEWSIGGRSLGVVLIFVLMAGETYTSFSYLGAAGWSYNYGMPVFYLLAYLAIGFAVGYVIGPILWHYAHRNKLHNITDITAYRFDSPWFGDAVAILTTVHHLLGSAR, encoded by the coding sequence ATGAGTACTAGCGCTGCGGTTTCAGTCGGAATTTTCGCCGTGTTCATGCTGGCGGCGGTCGCATTGGGCCTCCTTTCGCTACGGGGCCGGGACCGCGCGAATCTCGCCGAATGGTCGATCGGGGGCCGGAGCCTCGGCGTCGTGTTGATCTTCGTGCTGATGGCGGGCGAAACCTACACGAGCTTCAGCTACCTCGGCGCGGCCGGCTGGTCCTACAACTACGGGATGCCGGTGTTCTACCTGCTGGCATACCTGGCGATCGGTTTCGCCGTCGGCTACGTCATCGGGCCGATCCTGTGGCATTACGCCCACCGGAACAAGCTGCACAACATCACCGACATAACCGCATACCGGTTCGATTCGCCGTGGTTCGGGGACGCGGTGGCGATACTCACCACTGTTCATCATCTTCTCGGGTCTGCGCGGTAG
- a CDS encoding DUF3311 domain-containing protein yields MEPVFLGLPFFIFWTFLATLLTPACIWLAARKDPLWRSNRDRRRGDGE; encoded by the coding sequence ATCGAGCCCGTTTTTCTGGGCTTGCCGTTCTTCATTTTCTGGACGTTTTTGGCGACGTTGCTGACCCCGGCGTGCATCTGGCTTGCCGCTCGCAAAGATCCGTTGTGGCGAAGTAATCGGGATCGTCGGCGGGGTGACGGCGAATGA
- a CDS encoding amidohydrolase, giving the protein MLLINIGAHWGVLNSVGLAAAGLSDESAAPPGGELTRDAAGHVNGVVHEQALFELAYPSLSYGRPVLLVQDGETALAQLKSTLRELNAAGITSVGDSMVGPAELTLLQEAHQRGELTARVNALLTYRHVDTFRAAGLRTGFGDHWLRIGGVKAFADGAVAGGTRLVEEPFEGTDDHGIQTLRTDELNDLALRVHAAGSRLSIHANGDRAIKLVLDTLERARAAHPVIRTAHRLEHGSMVNTEILARMKALDAIALPFGSYVAFHGDKLLDYYGADRLERMFAHRSLLDAGVSVAGSSDLPCGPFEPRQLRHNRCGGCWGHSCFMCWPSRYTTGSSPFFWACRSSFSGRFWRRC; this is encoded by the coding sequence GTGCTTCTGATCAACATCGGTGCCCATTGGGGTGTGCTGAACTCGGTAGGGCTCGCCGCAGCGGGTTTGTCCGATGAGAGCGCCGCGCCGCCCGGTGGCGAGCTCACCAGAGACGCTGCAGGCCACGTCAACGGGGTGGTGCACGAGCAGGCGCTGTTCGAACTGGCTTATCCGTCTCTCTCCTACGGGCGCCCGGTGCTCCTAGTTCAGGACGGTGAAACGGCACTGGCACAGCTGAAGAGCACGCTTCGAGAGCTCAATGCCGCGGGAATAACAAGTGTCGGCGACTCGATGGTCGGCCCGGCCGAGCTGACGTTGTTGCAGGAGGCGCACCAACGCGGTGAGCTCACCGCGCGAGTCAACGCGCTCCTGACCTATCGGCATGTAGACACGTTCCGCGCGGCTGGGCTGCGCACTGGTTTCGGCGACCACTGGCTTCGAATAGGCGGTGTCAAAGCGTTCGCGGACGGAGCCGTCGCAGGCGGAACCCGCCTGGTCGAGGAGCCGTTCGAAGGCACCGATGATCACGGGATCCAAACACTGCGCACCGACGAACTCAACGACTTGGCGCTTCGCGTGCATGCTGCCGGATCCCGGCTCTCGATCCACGCCAACGGCGACCGGGCGATCAAGCTTGTCCTCGACACCCTTGAACGGGCCAGAGCAGCACATCCGGTGATCAGGACAGCACATCGGCTTGAGCACGGCAGCATGGTGAACACGGAGATTCTGGCGCGGATGAAAGCCTTGGACGCCATTGCTCTTCCGTTCGGTAGCTATGTTGCGTTCCACGGTGACAAGCTCCTCGACTACTACGGCGCGGACCGGCTGGAGCGGATGTTCGCCCACCGAAGCCTGCTGGATGCGGGCGTTTCAGTGGCCGGGTCGAGCGATTTACCCTGCGGCCCCTTCGAACCTCGCCAGTTGCGTCACAATCGCTGTGGTGGTTGTTGGGGCCATTCGTGCTTTATGTGCTGGCCCTCCCGCTATACAACAGGATCGAGCCCGTTTTTCTGGGCTTGCCGTTCTTCATTTTCTGGACGTTTTTGGCGACGTTGCTGA
- a CDS encoding amidohydrolase family protein: protein MASAGQPPTLVTARRLVAMADQPHVDAGRPALAILGKWIVGVGDLGDLRRRMPEAELVDFGDATIVPGFNGAHQHPTMTAANQRGVDGSAARSRAALLDELRGGARDTPPGQWVLGTRYEHGKSTGGKPLTRADLNEVTYTHIRCF from the coding sequence GTGGCAAGCGCTGGACAACCACCAACTCTGGTCACTGCCCGCCGGCTCGTCGCAATGGCCGACCAGCCGCACGTGGATGCGGGTCGGCCCGCTCTGGCGATCCTGGGCAAATGGATCGTCGGCGTCGGTGATCTCGGTGACCTGCGCCGCCGCATGCCCGAAGCCGAGCTGGTGGACTTCGGAGACGCGACGATCGTTCCGGGGTTCAACGGCGCTCACCAGCATCCGACGATGACGGCTGCGAACCAGCGGGGCGTCGACGGGTCGGCGGCGAGATCTCGTGCTGCTTTGCTTGATGAGCTCAGGGGCGGCGCCCGCGACACGCCTCCCGGGCAGTGGGTGCTCGGGACTCGCTACGAGCACGGAAAGTCGACTGGTGGCAAGCCGCTGACCCGCGCGGACCTCAACGAGGTCACCTATACCCACATCCGGTGCTTCTGA
- a CDS encoding PDZ domain-containing protein — protein MASKPQLGVTGTNSQSGAETINSVVPGSAADRAGLKAGETIVKVDNRAVSSFSDLVAQVSAHAPGSKVTLTVVDSAGGNQRPVDVTLGSEQDKAAETADDARFQQQSPFTWPNGQLPGDR, from the coding sequence GTGGCGTCAAAGCCCCAACTCGGTGTCACCGGAACCAACAGCCAGTCGGGAGCAGAGACCATCAACTCGGTCGTGCCCGGTTCCGCCGCAGACCGTGCAGGCCTCAAGGCAGGGGAGACGATCGTCAAGGTCGACAACCGGGCGGTCAGCAGCTTCTCGGACCTGGTTGCCCAGGTCAGCGCCCACGCGCCTGGCTCGAAGGTCACCCTCACCGTCGTGGACTCCGCGGGCGGCAACCAACGGCCCGTTGATGTCACCTTGGGCAGCGAACAGGACAAGGCCGCTGAAACAGCCGACGACGCACGGTTCCAGCAGCAAAGCCCATTCACGTGGCCGAACGGCCAGCTACCAGGTGACAGGTAG
- a CDS encoding GTP-binding protein, which translates to MTPETRSRPAQTGGRSTTAISAKIVVAGGFGVGKTTFVGSVSEIVPLTTEAVMTEASKGIDDLHATPNKNTTTVAMDFGRLSLDSDLILYLFGTPGQQRFWFMWDDLVRGAIGAVVLVDTRRLADCFSAIDFFEDRRLPYIVGLNCFDGTLLHRVEEVREAIAIPADVPIVTCDARNRESTKQALIRLVEYAMHWWLRRTA; encoded by the coding sequence ATGACACCTGAAACGCGATCCCGTCCCGCGCAAACCGGTGGTCGGTCCACGACCGCAATCTCGGCGAAGATCGTCGTCGCGGGTGGCTTCGGAGTCGGCAAAACCACATTCGTCGGTTCCGTGTCGGAGATCGTTCCGCTGACCACTGAGGCCGTCATGACCGAAGCCAGCAAAGGCATCGACGACCTGCACGCCACCCCGAACAAGAACACCACGACGGTGGCCATGGACTTCGGCAGGTTGTCGCTGGATTCCGATCTGATCCTCTACCTTTTCGGAACCCCCGGCCAGCAGCGCTTCTGGTTCATGTGGGACGACTTGGTCCGGGGCGCGATCGGCGCCGTGGTGCTCGTCGACACCCGGCGCCTTGCGGACTGCTTCTCAGCCATCGACTTCTTCGAAGACCGCCGACTGCCCTACATCGTAGGGCTCAACTGCTTCGACGGAACCCTGCTCCACCGCGTCGAAGAGGTCCGGGAAGCCATCGCGATTCCAGCCGACGTCCCGATCGTCACCTGCGACGCCCGAAACCGCGAATCCACCAAGCAAGCACTGATCCGGCTGGTCGAGTACGCCATGCACTGGTGGCTGCGCCGCACCGCCTAG
- a CDS encoding DUF742 domain-containing protein: protein MSTGPDSSGRHRWDDRESPEADAMAEVFNRFTLDSGRRGRRRKRARDEPEPQESAPPTPEPPWPSSEPVDPPALAATREQANRQESEAAATYIRPYTWTGGRTRSNHRLELETLVSTSESGPPGRLQRLEHHSVAELCQHPRSVAEIAALLNVPLGVAKVLLGDMADLGLITVHRTVSENGSKRHLLLMGRVLSGLRRL, encoded by the coding sequence ATGAGCACAGGTCCGGACTCGTCCGGGCGACACCGCTGGGATGACCGAGAGTCACCCGAAGCTGACGCCATGGCCGAGGTCTTCAACCGGTTCACCCTCGACAGCGGCCGCCGCGGGCGTCGCCGCAAACGGGCTCGCGACGAGCCCGAACCGCAGGAATCGGCACCGCCGACGCCGGAGCCGCCCTGGCCGTCGTCCGAACCGGTCGACCCCCCGGCCCTGGCCGCGACTCGTGAGCAAGCGAACCGCCAGGAGTCCGAAGCTGCAGCCACCTACATCCGGCCATACACCTGGACGGGTGGGCGCACCCGGTCGAATCACCGGCTGGAGCTGGAAACCCTGGTGTCCACCAGCGAATCGGGTCCACCGGGGAGGCTACAAAGGCTCGAACACCACTCGGTCGCCGAGCTGTGCCAGCATCCGCGTTCGGTGGCGGAAATCGCTGCGCTGCTCAACGTTCCGCTCGGCGTGGCGAAGGTCCTGCTCGGCGACATGGCCGACCTCGGCCTGATCACGGTGCACCGAACAGTGAGCGAAAACGGCAGCAAACGGCACTTGCTGTTGATGGGAAGGGTTCTTAGTGGGCTTCGCCGGCTCTGA